The genomic segment GTTGACCGGCTTCACCCAGCGCGGGTCGACCACGGTCGCCGCCAGGCCGGCCTCGGCCAGCCGGTCCGCGACGTCGAGCGCGGTGCGCGCCATCGCGCCGACGGCGACGACCAGCACGTCGGTGCCGGCGCGGAGCAGGTCCATGCCGTCGCGGGTGCCGACGGCGGGGATGTCCTCGCCGACGCCGCCCTTCGGAAACCGCACGACCGACGGCCCGTCGAGCGCCACCGACTCGCGCAGCAGCTCGCGCAACGTCGCGGCGTCACGCGGGGCGGCGATCGCCAGGCCGGGCACGACGTTCATGGTCGACAGGTCCCACATGCCGTTGTGGCTGGGGCCGTCCTCGCCCGTGACGCCCGCGCGGTCGAGCACGATCGTCACCGGCAGCCGGTGCAGCGCGACGTCCATCAGCACCTGGTCGAACGCCCGGTTGAGGAACGTCGCGTACACGCAGACGACCGGGTGCAGCCCGCCGAGCGCGAGGCCGGCCGCCGACGTGACGGCGTGCTGCTCGGCGATGCCGACGTCGTAGACGCGGTCCGGGTAGGCGCGCGCGAATGCGCCGAGCCCGACCGGCTCCAGCATCGCGGCGGTGATGGCGACGACGTCGCCGCGCTCGGCGCCGATCCTCACGATCTCGTCGGAGAAGACGTTGGTCCACGACCGCGCGCCGACCGCGAGCGGGCGGCCGGTGACCGGGTCGATGACGGAGACGCCGTGCAGGCAGTCGGCCTCGTCGTCCTCCGCCGGCTGGTAGCCGAACCCCTTGCGCGTGATGCAGTGCACGATGACCGGGCCGCCGAAGTCGCGCGCCTTGCGCAGCGCCGACTCGACCGCCGCCACGTCGTGGCCGTCGATCGGGCCGACGTACTTCAGGCCGAGGTCCTCGAACAGCACCTGCGGGCTCATGACGTCCTTGAGGCTGTCCTTGAGCCGGTGCAGCACGTCGTAGAGCGGCGGGCCGACGAGCGGCGCCGCCGACAGCGTGCGCTTCACCGTGTCGAGCACCTGCTCGTACCCCTGGGTCATGCGGATGCTGGCCAGGTGCTGCTGGAGGCCGCCGATCGTGGGGGCGTACGAGCGGCCGTTGTCGTTGACGACGACGACGACCGGGCGGTTGCCGGAGGCGATGGTGTTCAACGCCTCCCAGGCCATGCCGCCGGTGAGGGCGCCGTCGCCGACGACCGCGACGACGCTGCGCCTCTCCCCCCGCAGCGCGTACGCCTTGGCCAGGCCGTCGGCGTAGGACAGCGCGGTCGAGGCGTGGGAGTTCTCGATGAGGTCGTGGGCGGACTCGGCCTGGCTCGGATAGCCGGACAGCCCGCCGGGCTGGCGCAGCGTCGCGAACCCGGCCTGCCGGCCGGTGAGGATCTTGTGGACGTACGCCTGGTGCCCGGTGTCCCAGAGCAGCCGGTCGCGCGGCGAGTCGAACACCCGGTGCAGCGCGATCGTCAGCTCCACCACGCCGAGGTTCGGGCCGAGGTGGCCGCCCGTCTTCGACACGGCCGCCACGAGGAAGTCCCTGATCTCGATGGCGAGCGCCGGGAGGTCCTTCGGGTCGAGCCGCTTGAGGTCGTCGGGTCCGTGCACGGACTCCAGCAGCGTCACGCGCCGAGTCTATCGGCGGGTGCCCCGCCCGGCCGGTCGTGGGCTGCGATCTTCACCACACCCGCACACGGGTAGGGGTGCGCTGTGCTGGAGGCGGCGTGCTGGGGGTTCGTGGGCGGGGCGGCGCTGCTCGTCGGCGCGCTGCTCGGCCTGTACCTGCCCACCTCGGCGCGCGTCATCGGCCTGGTCATGGGCTTCGGCGCGGGCGTGCTCATCAGCGCGCTGGCGTTCGAGCTCGCGGCGGAGTCGTTCGAACGCGGTGGCACCGGCGCGACCGTCGGCGGGCTCGCGGCGGGGGCGTTGGCGTTCTTCGCCGGCGACCTGCTGGTCGACCGGCGCGGCGGCGAGCACCGCAAGCGCTCCGGCGGGCAGCAGGCGGGCGGCAGCGCGGGCGCGATCGTCGTGGGCTCGTTGCTCGACGGCATCCCGGAGTCGGTGGCGATCGGCGTCAGCCTGCTCGGCGGCGGCAGCGTCGGGCTGCCGGTGGTGGCGGCAGTGTTCCTGTCCAACGTCCCCGAGTCGCTGTCGGCGGCCACCGGCCTGAAGGCGGCGGGGCACTCGGCGCGCTGGGTGGTCGGGCTCTGGTCGGCCGTCGCGGCGGTGTCGGCGCTCGCGGCCGCGCTCGGCTACGCGCTGCTGGGCGGCGCGTCGCCCGGCGTCGTCGCCGGCATCCAGGCGTTCGCGGCGGGCGCGATCCTCACCATGCTCGCCGACACGATGCTGCCGGAGGCGACCGAGAACGGCGGCCCCGTCGTCGGGCTGGCGACCGTCCTCGGCTTCACGCTGGCGTTCCTGCTCAGCCGGGCGTAACGCCTACTCGGCGAGGCAGCCGACGACCGCGTCGGGGAGCTCGCGCGCCTTGACGTAGTCGTACGGCATCCCGGACCACTGGCCGGGCAGCCCCGGGAACGTGCTCTTGCCGCCCTCGCCGTCGAAGCCGCGCCAGTCGGGGCTGCGGAAGTCCTTCGTCGCGAACGGCGCCACCGCCACGACCGCCGTCCCGACGGTGCGGCGCACGGCCAGGAACCGCACCTTGAACGTCTTGTCGCCGGTGAACGTCACCTTGCCGTACCAGCGCTCGACCGGCTTCTTCTGCCGGCTCTCCGGCGCGATGTTCGCGTCGTCGGGGCCGGTGAAGTAGCGCAGGTCCGTGACGAGGAACGGCCCGGTGAAGCCCTGCGTGCCGCGCAGGAGGTTCAGCGGGTGCTCGCGCAGGTCGGTGCCCGGGGCGGGCTCGCGCCAGCCGTTGACGCAGCCCTGGTGGGGCGCCGCGCTGCGCAGCGCGCGCGGCGGCGGCGTCGAAGCGGTCGGCTCGACCGGTCCGGCACTGGTGGTGACGACCGGGGTGGAGGGGTAGGCGCTGTCGTCCACGCGCTCGATCGCCGGCTTCGGCCGGCAGCCGGTCGCGAGGAGCAGCAGCGCGGCGGTCGCGGCGGCACCCGTACGTCGCATGCGCGGCAGGCTACCCGAGCCGCGGCCGGAACCTCGTGCCCGCCAGCGCCTGCCCGACCAGGTCGACGGCGGTCGCCGCGCGGGCCAGCCGGGCGGCCTCGGTCTCGTACGTCGCGATCGCCTCCTCCACGACCTCCGGCGGCAGGTGCCGCAGCGCGTGCCGGGCGGTCGCGACGCCGTCGGCGACGCCGACCCGGCAGGCCGCGACGTGCTCGGCCGCGAACCGCGCGAGCAGCACCGGCCACCGCCGCAGCACGTCGTAGCCGCGGTAGTCGGGCGGGCAGAGGTCGAGCAGCCAGCCGACGGCGCGGCGTTCCCACTCGGGGGTGTCGGGCGGCGGGACCTCGGCCGGCCAGCCACGCGGGGTGTGGCTCACCGGACCGGCTCCAGCAGCGCCACGCACTCGACGTGCGCCGTCATCGGGAACAGGTCGAACGCCCTGACCTCCCGCGGCGCGTACGCCCCCTCGACCGCGCGCAGGTCGCGGGCGAGCGCGGCCGCGTCGCAGGAGACGTAGGCGACGCGCCGCGGCGCCAGCGCGGCGACCTGGGCCATGACGGCGGCGCCCGCGCCGTCGCGGGGCGGGTCGAGCACGACCAGGTCGGCACGGCCGAGGCCGAGCCGGTCCAGCACGGCGTCGACGCGGCCGGCGTGGACCTCGACGGACGGGAGGTCGCGGAGGTTCTGCCGCGCGTCGTCCACGGCGGGCGCGAACGACTCGACCGCCACGACGCGCCGCACCCGCGGCGCCAGCGCGCCCGCGAACAGCCCGACGCCGGCGTACAGGTCCAGCGCCAGGTCGCCCGCCTCCGGCGCCAGAGCGTCGAGGACCGCCGCCACCAGCACGTCCGGCGCCGCGACGTGCGACTGCCAGAACCCGCTGCCGGACACCCACCAGGTCCGCCCGGCGGCGTGCTCGCGGACGCCGGGGCGGCCGCGCACCGGCTCCGCTCCCCCGCGCCCGTCGCCGCGCAGCACCGACACGTCCGGCGCCACCGCGGCGCCGACCCGCCCGCCCCGGCGGCGCGGCGTCACGACCACCGCGCGGTCGCCCGACGAGCCGGCGACGACCTCGACGCGGTCGGCGACCGGCCAGGCCAGCGCCTCGGCGCCGACCGACTCGACGCCGTCGCTCGCGATGAGGCAGCGGTCGAGCGGCTGCACCTCCGCCGAACGGTGCCGGTGCAGCCCCAGCCGCCCGTCCGGCGTCGTGTCGAACTGCACCCGCGTCCGCCAGGCCAGCCCGTCGTCCGGCCGCCCCGGCACCGGCACCGGCTCGACGGTCACGTCGCGGCCGAGCAGGTCGGAGACGACCCGCGACTTCAGCGCCCGCTGCGCCGGCAGCG from the Mycobacteriales bacterium genome contains:
- the dxs gene encoding 1-deoxy-D-xylulose-5-phosphate synthase — encoded protein: MLESVHGPDDLKRLDPKDLPALAIEIRDFLVAAVSKTGGHLGPNLGVVELTIALHRVFDSPRDRLLWDTGHQAYVHKILTGRQAGFATLRQPGGLSGYPSQAESAHDLIENSHASTALSYADGLAKAYALRGERRSVVAVVGDGALTGGMAWEALNTIASGNRPVVVVVNDNGRSYAPTIGGLQQHLASIRMTQGYEQVLDTVKRTLSAAPLVGPPLYDVLHRLKDSLKDVMSPQVLFEDLGLKYVGPIDGHDVAAVESALRKARDFGGPVIVHCITRKGFGYQPAEDDEADCLHGVSVIDPVTGRPLAVGARSWTNVFSDEIVRIGAERGDVVAITAAMLEPVGLGAFARAYPDRVYDVGIAEQHAVTSAAGLALGGLHPVVCVYATFLNRAFDQVLMDVALHRLPVTIVLDRAGVTGEDGPSHNGMWDLSTMNVVPGLAIAAPRDAATLRELLRESVALDGPSVVRFPKGGVGEDIPAVGTRDGMDLLRAGTDVLVVAVGAMARTALDVADRLAEAGLAATVVDPRWVKPVNAGLVTLARAHRRVVTIEDNGRAGGVGAAVQLALSDAGVDVPVQVFGLPQEFLAQGRRDAILLDEGLGAKEIAREVLAAFAVEPAS
- a CDS encoding ZIP family zinc transporter, whose protein sequence is MLEAACWGFVGGAALLVGALLGLYLPTSARVIGLVMGFGAGVLISALAFELAAESFERGGTGATVGGLAAGALAFFAGDLLVDRRGGEHRKRSGGQQAGGSAGAIVVGSLLDGIPESVAIGVSLLGGGSVGLPVVAAVFLSNVPESLSAATGLKAAGHSARWVVGLWSAVAAVSALAAALGYALLGGASPGVVAGIQAFAAGAILTMLADTMLPEATENGGPVVGLATVLGFTLAFLLSRA
- a CDS encoding class I SAM-dependent RNA methyltransferase produces the protein MGREVVVEAGGPLRHGGCAVTVDGRRGTLRHALPGERVRALVTSEEPLRLDAVEVLAASPDRVEEPCPYAKPGRCGGCDWQHAALPAQRALKSRVVSDLLGRDVTVEPVPVPGRPDDGLAWRTRVQFDTTPDGRLGLHRHRSAEVQPLDRCLIASDGVESVGAEALAWPVADRVEVVAGSSGDRAVVVTPRRRGGRVGAAVAPDVSVLRGDGRGGAEPVRGRPGVREHAAGRTWWVSGSGFWQSHVAAPDVLVAAVLDALAPEAGDLALDLYAGVGLFAGALAPRVRRVVAVESFAPAVDDARQNLRDLPSVEVHAGRVDAVLDRLGLGRADLVVLDPPRDGAGAAVMAQVAALAPRRVAYVSCDAAALARDLRAVEGAYAPREVRAFDLFPMTAHVECVALLEPVR